From the Senegalimassilia faecalis genome, one window contains:
- a CDS encoding ABC transporter ATP-binding protein → MPADNSQITSIGNCAIEVEHFSFSYPQNDAAAARNALQDISFQVEQGAFCVLVGSTGCGKTTLLRSLKPELAPAGSASGSLKLFGKQLVQNDHPAMSPSESARLIGYVMQDPDAQIVCDTVWHELAFGLENIGTNPNEIRRRIAEVAHYFGIEPWMHSKTEDLSGGQKQLVNLAAVLALRPQLLVLDEPTSQLDPNAVKQFLFILSRVNRELDITVVMATHSPEDAALYATQRVDLDDPGPIASFDQAAAAMQSRRLQRASLLQHAEIVLDISNLYYRFDRHAPWVLRGAFLQVQQATVHALVGGNGSGKTTMLRCLASVLKPQRGKIRNALASSQALLPQDPKSLFVCDTVREELMEWADRCGYDQHQAQRVSKRMGLADCAEQHPFDLSGGQQQKLAIAKLLLANPQLLFLDEPTKGLDPQSCAALSQTIKSLADEGHTIVLVTHDLDFAFATADTVSMLFDGEIVCTEPVEGFFKHNLIYRTNAESRLFGNIVKQDQQQGESPKPTGEERARTEAHTL, encoded by the coding sequence GTGCCAGCTGATAACTCGCAAATCACCTCGATAGGGAACTGTGCAATCGAGGTCGAACACTTCTCGTTCTCTTACCCGCAAAACGACGCTGCTGCCGCTCGCAATGCCCTGCAGGACATCTCATTCCAGGTTGAGCAAGGCGCCTTTTGCGTGCTTGTCGGCTCAACGGGCTGCGGTAAAACCACGCTTCTCCGCTCGCTGAAGCCGGAACTGGCCCCCGCCGGCTCCGCGTCCGGCTCGTTGAAACTCTTCGGCAAACAACTCGTGCAAAACGACCACCCTGCTATGAGCCCATCGGAATCGGCCCGGCTTATCGGCTACGTCATGCAAGACCCCGACGCGCAAATCGTGTGCGACACGGTTTGGCACGAGCTGGCGTTCGGCTTGGAGAACATCGGCACTAACCCAAACGAGATACGCCGCCGCATCGCCGAGGTTGCGCACTACTTCGGAATCGAACCGTGGATGCACTCGAAAACCGAGGACCTTTCGGGCGGGCAAAAGCAATTGGTGAACCTCGCCGCTGTACTTGCTTTGCGTCCCCAGCTGCTCGTCCTCGACGAGCCCACGTCCCAACTCGACCCTAACGCTGTGAAACAGTTCCTGTTCATACTTTCACGCGTGAATCGCGAGCTCGACATCACGGTGGTCATGGCAACGCATTCGCCCGAAGACGCCGCGCTGTACGCCACGCAACGCGTCGACCTTGACGATCCTGGTCCCATCGCCTCGTTCGACCAGGCAGCCGCTGCCATGCAAAGCCGCCGTCTGCAACGAGCCTCGCTGCTCCAACACGCCGAAATCGTTCTTGATATCAGCAACCTCTACTACCGCTTCGACAGGCATGCCCCATGGGTCCTCCGCGGCGCGTTCCTGCAGGTGCAACAAGCAACCGTGCATGCTCTTGTCGGCGGAAACGGCTCCGGCAAAACCACCATGCTTCGCTGCCTGGCAAGCGTTCTCAAACCGCAGCGCGGCAAGATTCGCAATGCGCTCGCCTCGTCCCAGGCTCTCCTTCCGCAAGACCCCAAATCGCTCTTCGTGTGCGACACGGTGCGCGAGGAGCTCATGGAGTGGGCCGACCGCTGCGGCTACGATCAGCATCAGGCGCAGCGCGTCAGCAAGCGCATGGGCTTGGCCGATTGCGCCGAGCAGCACCCATTCGATCTTTCGGGCGGTCAGCAGCAAAAGCTTGCAATCGCCAAGCTGCTGCTTGCGAATCCGCAGCTGCTTTTCCTCGACGAGCCCACCAAAGGCCTCGACCCACAATCATGCGCCGCGCTGTCGCAAACAATCAAGTCCCTCGCCGACGAAGGTCACACCATCGTCCTGGTGACGCACGACCTGGATTTCGCGTTCGCAACGGCGGACACGGTTTCGATGCTGTTCGATGGCGAAATCGTTTGCACCGAGCCAGTCGAAGGATTCTTCAAACACAACCTCATCTATCGCACAAACGCAGAAAGCCGCCTGTTCGGAAACATCGTCAAACAGGATCAACAGCAAGGCGAAAGCCCCAAACCAACTGGGGAAGAGCGCGCCAGGACAGAGGCGCATACGTTATGA
- a CDS encoding energy-coupling factor transporter transmembrane component T family protein: protein MNQNVFHLYHPVVPFAYLACALALTMACMHPVFACLSLAGALACSVVCRGLRPTLLSLRWVIPLCLIVSAANPFFVASGSTELFRIGPRAVYAEALAYGLCSGAVFAAVFLWFASYSACLDSERSMMLFGNRLPTITLMVSQVLRLVPQFVSRGHTVLSAQAATSAAAPLTKRDKTAGRLRVVNVLMGWGMEDSLSRSDAMRARGYHCGVVRTSYRHFHFGPADKCLVAVVVVLAGISAACAVSVLSGFRFYPAITGASPWWLFLPYGLLMAVPPLLNAADCLRWKVRTLH from the coding sequence GTGAACCAAAACGTGTTTCACCTCTATCATCCCGTTGTGCCGTTTGCTTATCTGGCCTGCGCTCTTGCGCTTACCATGGCATGCATGCATCCCGTGTTCGCCTGTCTGTCGCTCGCGGGTGCGCTTGCCTGCTCCGTGGTGTGTCGCGGCTTGCGCCCCACGCTGCTTTCGCTTCGCTGGGTCATTCCGCTTTGCCTCATTGTTTCCGCAGCGAACCCCTTTTTCGTGGCATCGGGGTCTACCGAACTGTTCCGCATCGGGCCGCGCGCGGTCTATGCCGAGGCGCTTGCGTACGGCTTGTGCTCCGGCGCTGTGTTCGCAGCGGTGTTCTTGTGGTTCGCTTCCTATTCCGCCTGCCTCGACAGCGAGCGGTCGATGATGCTGTTCGGTAACCGCCTGCCAACCATCACGCTCATGGTGTCCCAGGTCCTGCGGCTTGTCCCGCAGTTCGTGAGTCGGGGGCATACCGTCTTGTCTGCTCAAGCGGCAACAAGCGCAGCGGCGCCTCTGACCAAGCGCGACAAGACGGCCGGCCGGTTGCGCGTGGTGAACGTGTTGATGGGCTGGGGGATGGAAGACTCCCTTTCGCGCAGCGATGCCATGCGCGCCCGCGGATATCACTGCGGCGTCGTGCGAACGTCGTACCGGCACTTTCACTTTGGTCCCGCAGACAAGTGTTTGGTAGCTGTTGTGGTGGTGCTCGCGGGGATATCAGCTGCGTGCGCCGTCAGCGTGCTTTCGGGATTCCGCTTTTATCCCGCTATCACAGGAGCGTCGCCCTGGTGGCTATTCTTGCCATACGGCCTGCTTATGGCCGTCCCGCCCCTGCTCAACGCTGCCGATTGTCTTCGCTGGAAAGTTCGCACTTTACACTAA
- a CDS encoding DUF4430 domain-containing protein, giving the protein MADRDDPNATRISAEAAALTVGSAGEDGVKAAAGKAPLATKTKVGISVLAAASLLLIAVAAFALAGGPSALNGAVSADGSDVASLSVQPTAGSTGSPDAASDANSQAADSPEGGTSQAQADAPSQTSEGAGQAASAASADSPFGGNGATASAPAAGNAPASGSTASGSSSQPSTDAPPAQNAVNVSVSVDSSAAGGGVSASGSFSFAPGATPYDALCALGLSVNARSTGYGTYVAAIGGLAEKEHGSQSGWMYSVNGNTPMTACSNYVLSDGDSVVWYYVAG; this is encoded by the coding sequence ATGGCTGATCGTGATGATCCCAACGCTACCCGCATCTCGGCCGAGGCTGCGGCCCTAACGGTCGGCAGCGCAGGCGAAGATGGCGTGAAAGCAGCTGCCGGCAAGGCGCCTCTTGCGACCAAAACGAAAGTCGGCATTTCGGTGCTCGCCGCCGCTTCGCTGTTGCTCATTGCCGTCGCGGCATTCGCGCTTGCTGGTGGGCCTTCCGCACTCAACGGGGCGGTTTCAGCCGATGGTTCGGACGTCGCATCCTTGTCGGTTCAGCCAACGGCTGGCAGCACCGGCTCGCCTGACGCGGCATCGGACGCTAATTCGCAAGCAGCGGACTCGCCCGAGGGCGGCACCAGCCAAGCGCAAGCAGACGCGCCTTCGCAAACAAGCGAAGGCGCTGGCCAGGCGGCTTCCGCCGCGTCCGCCGATTCGCCATTTGGCGGCAACGGGGCAACCGCATCGGCGCCCGCCGCTGGCAACGCGCCCGCATCCGGCTCGACTGCAAGTGGTTCCAGCTCGCAGCCGTCAACCGATGCGCCGCCTGCGCAAAACGCCGTGAACGTTTCCGTGTCCGTTGACAGTTCCGCTGCCGGCGGCGGCGTTTCCGCAAGTGGCAGCTTCTCGTTCGCTCCGGGCGCCACGCCGTACGACGCCCTGTGCGCGCTCGGCCTGTCCGTGAACGCGCGCAGCACCGGATACGGCACGTACGTGGCCGCAATTGGCGGGCTGGCGGAAAAGGAGCACGGAAGCCAATCCGGCTGGATGTACTCCGTTAACGGCAACACGCCCATGACTGCTTGCAGCAATTACGTGCTTTCCGACGGCGATTCCGTCGTTTGGTACTATGTTGCTGGCTAG
- a CDS encoding DUF4430 domain-containing protein, with translation MKSPGQRALSVFLAVTLAVSMTPSAALADAQAAAGAHAEQALSEAQQPGNAAASDAASGAASKQAAQSGEAASSQQSGSQQHETEQAQQPAESKESGESASAGASVAQASPQAAEASGVTDNATAPAVQSDVTLTSSAKVYIQDKQDKDSTWSNKYGSLSAGDVLWANMYDDVETTDYWGDPDTETKSIANPGTWTYTWLAGTEKSGTIDSYTEEVGHEQSLTVTSEMAGKYFICKVTANGKDYYGPAKSYGEGVNANYIPGPVLAVGQASLYNVKLSNSTPSVGDALTATAYTDYSTSASADINVTFTWYSSSSSSGTWTKIEGETGATLTLTDALQGKYIKVVASAGVNDVEAKTSEAVMAAGAVKLAGVKLTASSKEVGATLTAAAYAGSSYSPTYVDNSKVTYTWKYYKGTSAPNSSTTWTDIPGVVGSTFTVTDDYVGCYITVSAKAGANTVTFGSYPDCGVGPFKLAGAVDIYSAVLADAESGSTGYIYTADQTVRALAREQGAASGVYIDSEKLIYQWQVSDSETGTYTNIEGATNQVLPLSAYEGNFVKCVITAKVGGSTYPTKPTKKIAAPGSVNVSSVKLSASGKVNVGDTITATATASGTDVSDSDRVTWQWYWGESGTTCTNKIEGATSRSFTVTDAYEGKYLVAAADGGFGEQTSSSVGPAVQPGSVTLYKVEVTGSAKVGATLTATAYKSSYTQVASTDRVSYQWQYADTKTTADSAFKDIAGATGATYQITDAMVGKYLRVKVVSDGTVVSTQKPGYYGSGTTPVDPLGPVTIAGQYTLTAVELQNAYSALLQVGATINPQAKVASGYYDKDAPEDAKLTYTWYAKGEGDADWQQVTEGVAADGSLTIGTALVGKSLKVTAYSLDNTVEWASGTTVTPAGQYNLLRVTTTPQSISSSTHVVAGDTVSAQAQAVRADGSSTTGVTVKDGVEFTWYVADKADGSFSALEGVTGASIAAPDAAAGKYLKVVAESGSSRVETVFANPVIDRTSLEALAQKLSAANFKPTPTYGEDTNINDVLSAKIAELGFEGVSVKVKSASFTVSNDKATVGISAEDDTNGNITYFYMDPNDYSGYTFDSLRSASVSFVLSKDGQSIDYKPGNITVPWNEDMLEQLLDNAAQDLAIGFASGDTADAVTGNLSLPYRAGSNSKFEVTWESNSNQINISGYGWSNYSGKVVRTASDRDVTLTATVKLMPNVGGSGNGAEVTGEHAFSITVKGDPQKVAAEKAALQAKVDAGFTYDQVKNYGTDTVANKDGLTSDLQMPTTRNLDIDGKCYEVKYAASTDDVTFNGYKGTVYQPQPGEQSANTKITLTVTDKSNPEITASKTLDYAVAPLSQAELDAELSLMEQAKAGYAQAILNGQDASKVTANMHAFQKAYLDADGNLAWSYDRATTDATGLGIVPVELPGYDDMSGNDWRLFKSSNSAVITSENLLVKQPEYNTKVTITSSLSSEKFARYAQRYPDNATYAKLANQQVEATVTVIGTSGIVNPIVNATCSVIGVDAQGNQQTWAAAQPFELANGSTAADMTIKLFNQVGLVADYDPDTAYGFYLKSITSPFDSNLTLGYDATTYKYWQLFVNGKAASAGASGIQLEEGDSIIWCYSAYGDPAPSDKLSVSFQVVGQDADGAQQMWAAPQTASMPEGSTAADLSELMFAQAGIKADTGKGSYGWYLNSLTSPFEGGPTLSSEQVDASTWKYWQFFINGQLANVMAGNYTLQAGDTVTWVYGADGVMPGQVSVAMQVFGKGANGKAERWADESRHVFLEGTKIGDVVDGYLTDCGLNPVLFGDSDAWVLFSLQSPFDSGRVLSRKWHVIVNGNDIDTFKNGSIEFKTGDSVAFVYGSETVPDLDEVVIDPSAERPNWKADWAGDTSRPTSAATPTDFLKNSWTFNWKQHGTNLYSNASEPIIVNGYIYLAVDKQLLKIDAATGVKLAQAPLAGSIGYTTRPVYAQGVVMVPLDGGAVQALTADTLTTVWLTDAVSSKAQSSSQITVDGNYVYVGTGEYVGASTYNNGYLTCINILTGAIAWQHRNADEGYYWNGAVVAGGYAVVSTSAGTIEVLDRSTGAVASTLALGASVNSACVVSSDGSTIYVVSRDGKLHVLKIETGATSRSGVASYASMAPGGIISEEKVVDLGLTGSACTPTVADGVMYVGGESASGAVLAMVDLATLSIKTIANADGKAIPCGNPGMGGIKAAPLVSVRNGATYVYFTVNYGVLDDNGNCIGGGGVYRYKVGESEAQLVYDAAGHNNYCDSPVIADAAGNLYYINDSGTLFKLAGGGTTPVPMPDPTPDPAPKPTPKPDPSPEPKPTPKPATDPGDSTIPQGGLVAPTQLPLAGAPVATSAQTAQPAVDQASAEASDAGKASAEQYSATATTSESRAVTDQGEQAPAAPSWPFIVLGVGVAGAIGTCVWLIVAKRRARSKKA, from the coding sequence ATGAAATCACCTGGTCAGCGCGCGCTTTCTGTGTTCTTGGCAGTAACGCTTGCTGTTTCCATGACGCCTTCTGCCGCCTTGGCAGACGCCCAGGCGGCCGCCGGCGCGCATGCTGAGCAGGCGCTTTCGGAGGCGCAGCAACCAGGTAACGCTGCCGCAAGCGACGCGGCAAGCGGCGCTGCCAGCAAGCAGGCCGCCCAAAGCGGCGAGGCCGCCTCAAGCCAGCAGTCTGGCTCGCAGCAACATGAAACCGAACAGGCGCAACAGCCCGCCGAAAGCAAGGAAAGCGGCGAATCGGCTTCCGCAGGTGCCTCCGTGGCGCAAGCTTCGCCGCAAGCCGCCGAAGCCTCTGGCGTCACCGACAACGCCACGGCGCCTGCCGTCCAGTCCGACGTTACGCTGACCTCGTCCGCGAAGGTCTACATCCAGGACAAGCAGGACAAGGACAGCACTTGGTCGAACAAATACGGTTCGCTCTCCGCGGGCGACGTGCTGTGGGCCAACATGTACGACGACGTGGAAACCACTGACTACTGGGGCGACCCTGACACCGAGACGAAATCCATCGCCAACCCTGGCACGTGGACGTACACGTGGCTGGCAGGCACGGAAAAATCCGGCACCATCGATTCCTACACTGAAGAAGTCGGCCACGAGCAAAGCCTCACCGTCACGTCTGAAATGGCGGGCAAGTACTTCATCTGCAAGGTCACCGCTAACGGCAAAGATTACTACGGCCCGGCAAAAAGCTATGGCGAAGGCGTCAACGCGAACTACATTCCCGGCCCGGTCTTGGCGGTCGGCCAGGCAAGCTTGTACAACGTCAAGCTAAGCAATTCCACTCCGTCGGTCGGTGACGCGCTCACCGCTACGGCATACACCGACTACTCCACGTCGGCCTCTGCCGACATCAACGTAACTTTCACCTGGTATTCCTCGAGCTCCTCCTCCGGAACCTGGACCAAAATCGAAGGCGAAACAGGCGCCACGCTCACGCTCACCGATGCGCTGCAGGGCAAGTACATCAAAGTTGTCGCCAGCGCCGGCGTCAACGACGTCGAGGCGAAAACCTCCGAAGCTGTCATGGCCGCTGGCGCCGTCAAGCTTGCCGGTGTTAAGCTGACGGCTTCTAGCAAGGAAGTCGGCGCCACGCTGACCGCGGCGGCATACGCCGGTTCTTCTTACAGCCCCACCTATGTAGACAACTCCAAGGTCACCTACACCTGGAAGTACTATAAGGGCACATCGGCGCCCAACTCCTCCACCACGTGGACGGACATTCCCGGCGTCGTCGGTTCCACGTTCACGGTGACCGACGACTACGTCGGCTGCTACATCACCGTGTCGGCCAAGGCCGGCGCGAATACCGTTACTTTCGGCAGTTACCCCGACTGCGGCGTCGGCCCGTTCAAGCTTGCCGGCGCGGTCGACATCTACTCCGCAGTGCTCGCCGACGCCGAAAGCGGCTCGACGGGCTACATATATACGGCTGACCAGACGGTTCGTGCCCTTGCAAGGGAGCAGGGTGCCGCTAGCGGCGTCTACATTGACTCCGAAAAGCTCATCTATCAGTGGCAGGTGAGCGATTCTGAGACCGGCACGTATACCAACATCGAGGGCGCAACCAACCAGGTGCTCCCGCTTTCCGCTTACGAGGGCAATTTCGTCAAGTGCGTCATCACGGCGAAAGTTGGCGGCAGCACTTACCCTACCAAGCCAACTAAAAAAATCGCTGCACCCGGTTCGGTCAACGTCAGCAGCGTCAAGCTCAGCGCGTCCGGCAAAGTCAACGTGGGCGACACCATTACTGCCACGGCCACCGCTTCGGGCACCGATGTATCCGACAGCGATCGCGTGACCTGGCAGTGGTACTGGGGCGAGTCCGGCACTACCTGCACGAACAAAATCGAAGGCGCAACCTCGCGCAGCTTCACCGTCACCGATGCCTACGAAGGCAAGTACCTCGTTGCGGCTGCCGACGGCGGCTTCGGCGAGCAGACATCCTCGTCGGTCGGCCCTGCGGTGCAGCCCGGCTCCGTAACCTTATATAAGGTAGAGGTCACCGGCTCGGCCAAGGTTGGCGCCACGCTGACCGCTACCGCGTACAAGAGCAGTTACACGCAGGTCGCCTCGACTGACCGCGTCAGCTACCAGTGGCAGTACGCCGACACCAAAACCACCGCGGATTCCGCTTTTAAAGACATCGCGGGCGCCACGGGCGCAACGTACCAGATCACCGACGCCATGGTGGGCAAGTACCTGCGCGTCAAGGTTGTAAGCGACGGCACCGTGGTCAGCACGCAGAAGCCGGGCTATTACGGCTCGGGCACCACGCCCGTTGACCCGCTCGGCCCGGTCACCATCGCTGGCCAGTACACGCTCACCGCCGTCGAACTGCAGAACGCTTATTCGGCTCTGCTGCAGGTAGGTGCAACCATCAACCCGCAGGCTAAGGTTGCCAGCGGCTATTACGACAAGGATGCCCCCGAGGACGCCAAGCTCACCTACACCTGGTATGCCAAGGGCGAAGGCGATGCCGATTGGCAGCAGGTGACCGAAGGCGTTGCGGCAGACGGCTCGCTCACCATCGGCACGGCGCTTGTGGGCAAATCGCTCAAGGTCACGGCGTATTCGCTCGACAACACTGTTGAGTGGGCGTCGGGCACCACGGTCACCCCGGCCGGCCAGTACAACCTGCTGCGCGTGACCACCACGCCGCAGTCCATCAGCTCCTCCACGCACGTTGTGGCAGGCGACACCGTTAGCGCGCAGGCTCAAGCCGTTCGCGCTGACGGCAGCTCCACCACGGGCGTCACCGTGAAAGACGGCGTGGAGTTCACCTGGTATGTCGCCGACAAGGCTGACGGCTCGTTCTCTGCGCTTGAGGGCGTAACGGGCGCAAGCATCGCCGCTCCCGACGCCGCCGCAGGCAAGTACCTCAAGGTAGTTGCCGAAAGCGGTTCCTCGCGCGTGGAAACCGTGTTCGCCAACCCGGTTATCGACCGCACTTCGCTTGAGGCCTTGGCGCAGAAACTCTCTGCTGCCAACTTCAAGCCCACGCCCACCTACGGCGAAGACACGAACATCAATGACGTGCTGTCCGCCAAAATCGCCGAACTCGGCTTCGAGGGTGTTTCCGTCAAGGTCAAGTCGGCAAGCTTCACCGTTTCTAACGACAAGGCCACGGTCGGCATCTCCGCCGAGGATGACACCAACGGCAACATCACGTACTTCTACATGGACCCGAATGACTACTCGGGTTACACCTTCGACAGCCTGCGTTCGGCCAGCGTTTCCTTCGTGCTTTCGAAGGACGGCCAGTCCATCGACTACAAGCCCGGCAACATCACCGTGCCGTGGAACGAGGACATGCTTGAGCAGCTGCTTGACAACGCTGCGCAGGATCTGGCTATTGGATTTGCGTCGGGCGATACGGCCGATGCGGTCACCGGTAACCTTTCGCTGCCGTACCGTGCTGGCTCGAACAGCAAATTCGAGGTTACGTGGGAATCGAATAGCAATCAGATCAATATTTCCGGCTACGGTTGGAGCAACTACAGCGGCAAGGTGGTGCGCACTGCATCCGACCGCGACGTGACGCTTACCGCCACGGTCAAACTCATGCCGAACGTTGGCGGCAGCGGCAACGGCGCTGAGGTGACGGGCGAACACGCCTTCTCCATTACGGTCAAGGGCGACCCCCAGAAGGTGGCCGCCGAAAAGGCCGCGCTGCAAGCCAAGGTTGACGCCGGTTTCACCTACGATCAGGTAAAGAACTACGGCACCGATACCGTTGCCAACAAGGATGGCCTCACGTCCGACCTGCAGATGCCGACTACGCGTAACCTCGACATCGATGGCAAGTGCTATGAGGTGAAGTACGCGGCCAGCACCGACGACGTGACGTTCAACGGCTACAAGGGCACGGTTTACCAACCGCAGCCCGGCGAGCAGTCTGCGAACACGAAAATCACGCTGACCGTCACCGACAAGTCCAATCCCGAGATCACGGCCTCGAAAACGCTCGACTACGCGGTGGCCCCGCTTTCGCAGGCCGAGCTTGACGCTGAGCTTTCGCTTATGGAGCAGGCGAAGGCCGGCTATGCCCAGGCCATCCTGAACGGCCAGGATGCATCGAAGGTCACGGCGAATATGCATGCCTTCCAGAAGGCATATCTCGATGCCGACGGCAACCTTGCCTGGAGCTACGACCGTGCTACTACCGATGCGACGGGTTTGGGCATCGTGCCGGTGGAACTGCCGGGCTATGACGATATGTCGGGCAATGATTGGCGCCTGTTCAAATCCAGCAACAGCGCCGTTATCACTTCCGAAAACCTGCTGGTCAAACAGCCGGAATACAACACGAAGGTAACCATCACCTCCTCGCTTTCCAGCGAGAAGTTCGCCCGCTACGCCCAGCGCTATCCCGACAACGCAACGTATGCCAAGCTGGCGAATCAGCAGGTTGAGGCGACGGTCACCGTAATCGGCACCAGCGGCATCGTCAACCCCATTGTCAATGCCACGTGCTCGGTTATCGGCGTTGACGCGCAGGGCAACCAACAGACGTGGGCGGCCGCGCAGCCCTTCGAGCTGGCAAACGGCTCCACCGCTGCCGACATGACCATCAAGCTGTTCAATCAAGTCGGTCTTGTTGCCGACTACGATCCGGACACGGCGTACGGCTTCTACCTGAAGAGCATCACGTCGCCGTTCGATAGCAACCTGACGCTCGGCTACGACGCGACTACGTACAAATATTGGCAACTGTTCGTGAACGGCAAGGCCGCATCTGCCGGCGCAAGCGGCATCCAGCTTGAAGAGGGTGACTCCATCATCTGGTGCTACTCCGCGTACGGCGACCCGGCACCTTCCGACAAGCTGTCCGTGTCCTTCCAGGTAGTGGGCCAGGACGCCGATGGCGCTCAGCAAATGTGGGCGGCCCCGCAAACCGCCAGCATGCCGGAAGGCTCCACCGCGGCCGACCTGTCGGAGCTGATGTTTGCTCAGGCGGGCATCAAGGCTGACACGGGTAAGGGCTCGTACGGCTGGTACCTCAATTCGCTGACGTCTCCGTTTGAAGGCGGTCCCACGCTCAGCTCCGAGCAAGTTGATGCAAGCACGTGGAAGTACTGGCAGTTCTTCATCAACGGCCAGCTTGCCAACGTCATGGCTGGCAACTATACGCTGCAAGCGGGTGACACCGTGACGTGGGTTTACGGTGCCGACGGTGTCATGCCGGGCCAAGTCTCGGTGGCTATGCAGGTCTTCGGCAAGGGCGCGAACGGCAAAGCCGAGCGCTGGGCCGATGAATCTCGCCACGTGTTCCTTGAGGGCACGAAAATTGGAGATGTCGTTGATGGGTACCTGACCGATTGCGGTTTGAATCCCGTTCTTTTCGGCGATAGCGATGCTTGGGTTCTGTTCTCCTTGCAGTCTCCGTTTGATTCTGGTCGCGTGCTTTCACGAAAATGGCACGTCATTGTCAACGGGAATGATATCGACACTTTCAAGAACGGTTCTATCGAGTTTAAGACGGGCGACAGCGTTGCGTTCGTGTATGGCAGCGAAACTGTCCCCGACCTCGACGAAGTAGTAATCGATCCCTCCGCCGAACGTCCGAACTGGAAGGCCGATTGGGCTGGCGATACGTCGCGCCCGACCAGCGCAGCTACGCCCACCGACTTCCTCAAGAATTCGTGGACCTTTAACTGGAAGCAACATGGCACGAATCTGTACAGCAACGCTAGCGAGCCGATCATCGTCAACGGCTACATATATCTGGCCGTTGACAAGCAGCTGCTGAAAATTGACGCTGCTACCGGCGTTAAGCTGGCGCAGGCACCCCTGGCAGGTTCCATCGGCTACACCACGCGCCCGGTTTATGCGCAAGGCGTCGTCATGGTTCCGCTCGATGGTGGTGCCGTGCAGGCGCTTACCGCCGACACCCTGACCACCGTATGGTTGACCGACGCAGTTAGCTCGAAGGCCCAGTCAAGCTCGCAAATTACTGTGGACGGCAATTACGTATACGTCGGCACGGGCGAGTATGTGGGCGCAAGCACCTACAATAACGGCTATCTTACCTGCATCAATATCCTTACGGGCGCTATCGCTTGGCAACATCGCAATGCCGACGAGGGGTATTACTGGAACGGCGCAGTAGTCGCGGGCGGTTATGCCGTTGTGTCCACCAGCGCCGGCACTATCGAGGTGCTTGACCGCTCAACGGGCGCAGTGGCAAGTACGCTTGCGCTCGGCGCGTCGGTGAACTCCGCTTGCGTTGTGTCCTCTGATGGTTCCACCATCTACGTAGTCTCGCGCGACGGCAAGCTGCATGTACTGAAGATTGAGACTGGCGCTACTTCCAGGAGCGGGGTGGCTTCATACGCCTCTATGGCTCCTGGCGGAATCATTTCTGAGGAGAAGGTAGTCGATCTCGGTCTTACGGGTTCCGCCTGCACGCCTACCGTCGCAGATGGCGTCATGTATGTTGGCGGCGAAAGCGCTTCTGGCGCGGTGCTTGCTATGGTCGACCTCGCAACTCTTTCGATTAAGACCATCGCCAACGCTGATGGGAAAGCAATTCCCTGTGGCAACCCGGGTATGGGCGGCATCAAGGCAGCGCCGCTCGTGTCCGTGCGAAACGGTGCCACGTACGTGTACTTCACGGTGAACTACGGTGTACTAGACGATAATGGCAACTGCATTGGCGGTGGCGGCGTCTATCGCTACAAGGTTGGCGAATCCGAGGCGCAGCTGGTATACGATGCAGCGGGTCACAACAACTATTGCGACTCGCCGGTCATCGCCGACGCAGCGGGCAACCTGTACTACATCAACGACTCCGGCACGCTGTTCAAGCTGGCCGGCGGCGGAACCACGCCCGTTCCGATGCCTGACCCTACTCCGGATCCCGCGCCTAAGCCCACTCCTAAGCCGGATCCCTCCCCGGAACCGAAGCCTACGCCGAAGCCGGCAACGGACCCCGGCGACAGCACCATTCCTCAAGGCGGGCTTGTTGCGCCCACCCAGCTGCCGCTGGCAGGTGCTCCCGTTGCAACTTCGGCGCAGACCGCGCAGCCTGCAGTCGACCAGGCTTCTGCCGAAGCTTCCGATGCAGGTAAGGCCAGCGCGGAGCAGTATTCTGCAACGGCAACAACCAGCGAGTCTCGAGCGGTAACCGACCAGGGCGAGCAGGCTCCCGCTGCTCCTTCGTGGCCGTTTATCGTGCTTGGCGTTGGCGTGGCCGGCGCAATCGGCACATGCGTCTGGCTCATTGTCGCCAAGCGTCGCGCCCGTTCGAAGAAGGCTTAA